The genomic interval GTCGCTGCCCAACGATATCATGCCGTTGAATACCTTCTGGCGTGCGAGCCTGTATTCGGGGGTGCTGGCGCGCTTACTGGCCGAAAAATTGAAGTTGTCGAAGAGCGATCACCTGTTTATCGCCGGGTTGCTGCATGAAATAGGTCACCTGGTGCTGTATTCGAAGTTTCCGCAGCAGGCCTCGGAGGCACATAAAATAGCGGAAGAGCAGGGCCTGCCGCTACACGTGGCCGAGGTGCAGGTCATGGGTTATCACTACGGCGACGTCGGGGCCATGTTGATGGCCAACTGGAACCTGTCCGATAACCTGCAAATGCTTACCCGCTACCAGCCGACGCCCAGGGCCGCAACCCAGAACCAGGTCGAAACCGCACTGATGAATCTGGCCCATACCTGCGCCCATTCAGTGACTACAGAAAATCGCAACGCTGCCGATACCGTAACCGATGCCGAAGTCCTGGAAATAACAGGGCTGACGCAGGCGGAACTT from Gammaproteobacteria bacterium carries:
- a CDS encoding HDOD domain-containing protein; this translates as MSDIQQHLQEVTELISLPEVYLKVQRLMDDPAADIYDFAEVISVDPNLSTRVLKVVNSAYFGFPEPVESISRAINMIGIGPLHNMVLGISAISSLSLPNDIMPLNTFWRASLYSGVLARLLAEKLKLSKSDHLFIAGLLHEIGHLVLYSKFPQQASEAHKIAEEQGLPLHVAEVQVMGYHYGDVGAMLMANWNLSDNLQMLTRYQPTPRAATQNQVETALMNLAHTCAHSVTTENRNAADTVTDAEVLEITGLTQAELEFSMDEAGSISADMEKVILA